The Lolium rigidum isolate FL_2022 chromosome 1, APGP_CSIRO_Lrig_0.1, whole genome shotgun sequence region AAAATATTCAGAGGTTTACATCACGGATCAGAGATGGTTGAGACAAGTATCAACCATcggaaaatgaataaaaacacagAATTATCCATTttgtatcctactagtgtgtcgccacccagtagcctggaaaaagaagtcctgagtaaCCGTCAGCAGACGGTTGCACCCAATTTCCATAGTCTCCCGTTGATCGTGAGTAACTGTTCGTGATATGCACGGGTTAATATGTTAGATGCCAACTGTTCGTCtatattaatatttttttgtcATGTGAACTGATGTGATATATCTTTGTGCTTATATTTGCCAAATGCTGTCAATATgacaaacaaaaagaaaatcatTTTTAGTAATTCAAGATACTTGGCTACTTTGCTTGTCAATTTGAGTTGAATGGTGATATATGTGTGAACTTAGATATGTTGGTCTTTTCTGGTTGTGAATTCCACATGGTTGCAACAATTATATGTTCGCACAGCTTTCCTTAGCAAAAGAACATGTGGTACACCTTCACTCACGATTTCCCTACAACAAATCGTGTGTAGATATTGAAAGGGAACACacaatagaaaataaaaattgtGTCAAAACCGGAGGCAAAAACCAAAATCGAATAGATGCAAGTTATGAGATAAGAAGATCGTCATACCCTTGAAAAACAGGAGCGAAAAAGTTTGGTAAATAATGGTTGGTGAAGTCCTCTTCGCGATCTAATCTGATCCAGCACCGCAACCAGCCACATCTTCGAGATTAGCACATGGGCAGCACGATTATGTCTCACTATTCATCCAGCAAGGAAGATGGATAGGTAGATGTATGGGATCTGGGCTATGGGGCCCACATGACATGGTTTTTTAGGAGTGGATTTTCTCCTTCTCCTAGGAAGAGGCAATGAAAATCTCTCAAATCCTTGTCTCTCCTCCTGAAAATAAGTTTTGGGGGTTAATTTTTTGCAAGATTGATGGAGATGCTCAAAAAGCACAAAATCAAAACCAACAGCACATTTTCTGCTGTTGCTTGGACTTCGTTACAATAAATTTTGGAAAATTCTCACAAGAAGCAAATTAGGCGATCAGCATCGCATCTCAAACCAGACAACACGATCGATCTCCGCCGAGAGTAGTAGATACTAGTGTAGAAGGACGGCAACGTCGCCGTCGACGTGCCTTGAGTATTCCATCGCCCCAAGAAGAAATCGCCATTGATAGCTACTTGTGCTGGTCACTGACAGCGGCTCCGTTGAATTGTAGACCAAACTGCAACAAGCAAACGAAATCACTAGCATCGCGATAATCTCCATCTAGTCAACACACGGACCAGTCAACCATGACAGTCAGTCGTCACTTGTGCAGCACCACAAGATTTGCCACGATCCAAATGTGCACTGCTGCAAAGTACCGAGTTTCTTCTACAAATTTGCGTGCGTGTCCGGACGCATGCAGCTAGCTCTGGTGATCTGAATTGATCCATCAGCCATGGCGGTCGGCGGCGTCAGCGTCTCCGAGAGTCAGAAccggagctatggggacggcgggAGGGTCACGGCCTTCGTCGTGCTGTCGTGCATCACCGCGGGCATGGGCGGCGCCATCTTCGGCTACGACATCGGGATCGCGGGCGGGGTCTCGTCCATGGAGCCGTTCCTGCGCCGGTTCTTCCCGGAGGTGTACCGTCGGATGAAAGGTGACTCCCATGTCAGCAACTACTGCAAGTTCGACAGCCAGCTGCTCACCGCCTTCACCTCCTCGCTCTACGTCGCCGGCCTGCTCACGACCTTCCTCGCCTCCCGCGTCACCtcgcgccgcggccgccgcccgtCCATGCTCCTCGGCGGCGCCGCCTTCCTTGCCGGGGCGGCcgtcggcggcgcggccgtgAACATCTACATGGTCATCCTCGGCCGGGTGCTCCTCGGCGTCGGCCTCGGCTTCGCGAACACGGCCGTCCCGCTGTACCTCTCGGAGATGGCGCCGTCGCGCCACCGCGGCGCGTTCAGCAACGGCTTCCAGTTCAGCGTCGGGATCGGTGCGCTTGCAGCCAACGTGATCAACTTCGGCACGGAGAAGATCAAGGGAGGCTGGGGGTGGCGCGTCTCGCTGGCGCTCGCCGCCGTGCCGGCAGGGCTCCTGTTCGTCGGCGCGCTGTTCCTCCCGGAGACGCCCAACAGCCTCGTCCAGCAAGGCAAAGACCGCCAGGAGGTGGCGCTGCTGCTCCGGAAGATTCGCGGCACTGATGACGTCGACCGCGAGCTGGATGACATCGTTGCCGCCTCTGACAGCGCGTCAGAGGCGGGCGGAGGCCTGCAGATGCTCGTCACTCAGCGGCGGTACCGGCCGCAGCTGGTGATGGCCGTGGCGATACCCTTCTTCCAGCAGGTGACCGGGATCAACGCGATCGCCTTCTACGCGCCGGTGCTGCTGCGCACGATCGGCATGGGCGAGAGCGCGTCCCTGCTATCCTCCGTGGTCACGGGCGTGGTCGGCGCGGCCGCCACGCTGCTCTCCATGTTCCTGGTCGACCGGTTCGGCCGCCGGACGCTCTTCCTCGCCGGCGGCACCCAGATGCTCGCGTCGCAGGTGCTGATCGGCGGCATCCTGGCCGCCAAActgggcgacgacggcggcgtcaGCAAGGCGTGGGCCGGGGCGCTCATCTTCCTGATCGCCGTGTACGTGGCCGGGTTCGGGTGGTCGTGGGGGCCCTTGGGGTGGCTGGTGCCCAGCGAGATTTTCCCGTTGGAGGTGCGGTCGGCGGGGCAGGGCGTGACGGTGGCGACGAGCTTCGTGTTCACCGTGTTCGTGGCGCAGGCGTTCCTGGCCATGCTGTGCCACATGAGGGCCGGCATATTCTTCTTCTTCGCGGCGTGGCTGGCCGCCATGACGGCGTTCGTGTACCTCCTCCTGCCGGAGACGAAGGGGGTGCCCATCGAGCAGGTGGAGAAGGTGTGGCGCGAGCACTGGTTCTGGAGGAGGGTCGTCTCCGACTCCGAGGAGGAGGTGCCGGCGAGCGGGAAActctgaagaaacaaactttgcgaTTGCACGAATCGTAATGGCGCCTGTGGCCATCCATTTACGCCGTTACGTGGCTATCCATTATCCGTTCCTCGAGGTGGGTCGTGCCGAATTGATGGTGTTATGGTGAACTGGTACTAAGTTGATGCTGATCACAtggtggcagcaatcaacatcaaTTATAGTGATTCGGAGCTGTCTGTGTGACAGACTGCATCAAGACTGAAGAGCAATGTACTGCTGGTCGAGCTCGAGCTCGAGCAGGTGCCATTATTGCTGGATCATGTGCCGGAAAATATACTCGTCGCAGATCAATTCACGCTCTTGAGCAGATACATT contains the following coding sequences:
- the LOC124666964 gene encoding hexose carrier protein HEX6-like, which produces MAVGGVSVSESQNRSYGDGGRVTAFVVLSCITAGMGGAIFGYDIGIAGGVSSMEPFLRRFFPEVYRRMKGDSHVSNYCKFDSQLLTAFTSSLYVAGLLTTFLASRVTSRRGRRPSMLLGGAAFLAGAAVGGAAVNIYMVILGRVLLGVGLGFANTAVPLYLSEMAPSRHRGAFSNGFQFSVGIGALAANVINFGTEKIKGGWGWRVSLALAAVPAGLLFVGALFLPETPNSLVQQGKDRQEVALLLRKIRGTDDVDRELDDIVAASDSASEAGGGLQMLVTQRRYRPQLVMAVAIPFFQQVTGINAIAFYAPVLLRTIGMGESASLLSSVVTGVVGAAATLLSMFLVDRFGRRTLFLAGGTQMLASQVLIGGILAAKLGDDGGVSKAWAGALIFLIAVYVAGFGWSWGPLGWLVPSEIFPLEVRSAGQGVTVATSFVFTVFVAQAFLAMLCHMRAGIFFFFAAWLAAMTAFVYLLLPETKGVPIEQVEKVWREHWFWRRVVSDSEEEVPASGKL